In Sulfitobacter albidus, the following proteins share a genomic window:
- a CDS encoding ABC transporter substrate-binding protein, producing the protein MFSKTVFATASAIAMIAGSVALADGHSKSITIATVNNGDMIRMQGYTDQFTEETGIAVEWVTLEENVLRQRVTTDITTKGGQFDIMTIGMYETPIWGANEWLVPLDDLSADYNADDILPAMAGGLSHDGTLYAAPFYGESSMIMYRTDLMEAAGMEMPDAPTWEFIRDAAAAMTDRDNEINGICLRGKAGWGEGGAFITAMSNSFGARVFDENWVPQLDSEEWANTVNFFKDMMDASGPTGYATNGFNENLNLFQQGKCGMWIDATVAASFVTNPDDSTVADKVSFALAPDTGLGKRSNWLWAWALAIPAGTQQEAEAKQFIEWATSTDYIELVAENEGWANVPPGARTSLYENPEYQKVPFAQMTLDSILSADPQNPTVEPVPYVGVQFAAIPEWAGLWTQVSQELSAAYAGQQTVEEALEKAQAIATEEMEAAGY; encoded by the coding sequence ATGTTCAGCAAGACCGTATTTGCAACGGCCAGCGCGATCGCGATGATCGCAGGTTCCGTTGCTTTGGCCGATGGCCACAGCAAATCGATCACGATCGCCACCGTGAACAACGGCGACATGATCCGTATGCAAGGCTACACAGATCAGTTCACCGAAGAGACAGGCATCGCCGTCGAATGGGTGACACTCGAGGAAAACGTGCTGCGTCAGCGCGTGACCACGGACATCACCACCAAGGGTGGCCAGTTCGACATCATGACAATCGGCATGTACGAGACGCCGATCTGGGGCGCCAACGAATGGCTCGTCCCGCTTGACGATCTGTCCGCCGACTATAACGCCGACGACATCCTGCCCGCCATGGCCGGTGGCCTGTCGCACGACGGTACGCTCTACGCGGCACCGTTCTACGGCGAAAGCTCGATGATCATGTACCGCACCGATCTGATGGAAGCCGCAGGCATGGAAATGCCCGACGCACCCACATGGGAATTCATCCGTGACGCGGCGGCCGCCATGACCGACCGCGACAACGAGATCAACGGCATCTGCCTGCGCGGCAAGGCCGGCTGGGGCGAAGGCGGTGCCTTCATCACAGCGATGTCCAACTCGTTCGGCGCACGCGTGTTCGACGAAAACTGGGTTCCCCAGCTCGACAGCGAAGAGTGGGCCAACACGGTCAACTTCTTCAAAGACATGATGGATGCCTCCGGCCCCACGGGCTACGCAACCAACGGGTTCAACGAAAACCTCAACCTGTTCCAGCAGGGCAAATGTGGCATGTGGATCGACGCGACCGTCGCGGCATCCTTTGTGACAAACCCTGACGACAGCACAGTCGCCGACAAGGTGAGCTTTGCTCTCGCACCCGACACCGGTCTGGGCAAACGCTCCAACTGGCTCTGGGCCTGGGCGCTGGCGATCCCCGCCGGTACACAGCAGGAAGCCGAAGCCAAGCAGTTCATCGAGTGGGCAACATCCACCGACTACATTGAGCTGGTTGCGGAAAACGAAGGTTGGGCAAACGTGCCTCCCGGTGCGCGTACATCCCTGTACGAGAACCCCGAGTACCAGAAAGTGCCCTTCGCACAGATGACGCTCGACTCGATCCTGTCGGCTGATCCGCAGAACCCGACTGTGGAGCCTGTGCCCTACGTCGGCGTGCAGTTCGCAGCCATCCCCGAGTGGGCGGGTCTCTGGACACAAGTGAGCCAGGAACTGTCGGCCGCCTACGCCGGTCAGCAGACCGTCGAGGAAGCGCTTGAAAAAGCGCAGGCGATCGCCACCGAAGAAATGGAAGCCGCAGGCTACTAA
- a CDS encoding carbohydrate ABC transporter permease has translation MARAVTSQRKAFNTALAWTIGLLIFFPILWTILTSFKTEAQAIASPPIFLGFDWTLENYRVVQERSNYMRFLWNSVIIAGGSTILGIIIAVPAAWSMAFVPSKRTKDILLWMLSTKMLPAVGVLYPIYLIFIEMGLLDSRAGLVVVMMLINLPIIVWMLYTYFREIPGEILEAARMDGATLREEVLYILTPMAIPGIASTLLLNFILAWNEAFWTLNLTAVNAAPLTAFIASYSSPEGLFFAKLSAASTMAIAPILILGWFSQKQLVRGLTFGAVK, from the coding sequence ATGGCCCGTGCCGTCACATCCCAACGCAAAGCGTTCAACACCGCACTCGCCTGGACGATTGGTCTGCTGATCTTCTTCCCGATCCTGTGGACGATCCTCACCAGCTTCAAAACCGAAGCACAGGCCATCGCCAGCCCGCCGATCTTCCTCGGCTTTGACTGGACGCTGGAGAACTACCGCGTGGTGCAGGAACGCTCCAACTACATGCGGTTCCTGTGGAATTCGGTCATCATCGCGGGGGGCTCGACCATTCTGGGCATCATCATCGCGGTGCCTGCCGCGTGGTCCATGGCCTTCGTGCCCTCCAAACGGACCAAGGACATCCTGCTCTGGATGCTCTCGACCAAGATGTTGCCAGCGGTGGGTGTGCTGTATCCGATCTATCTGATCTTTATCGAAATGGGTCTGCTCGACAGCCGCGCGGGTCTGGTTGTCGTGATGATGCTGATCAACCTGCCGATCATCGTCTGGATGCTTTACACCTATTTCCGCGAAATCCCCGGCGAGATCCTGGAGGCCGCCCGCATGGACGGCGCCACCCTGCGCGAAGAGGTGCTCTATATCCTCACGCCCATGGCCATTCCCGGCATCGCCTCGACGCTGCTGCTCAATTTCATCCTCGCCTGGAACGAAGCGTTCTGGACGCTCAACCTCACGGCGGTCAACGCCGCCCCGCTCACGGCATTCATCGCCAGCTATTCCAGCCCCGAGGGCCTGTTCTTTGCCAAGCTCAGCGCGGCATCCACCATGGCCATCGCGCCGATCCTCATCCTTGGCTGGTTCAGCCAGAAACAACTCGTCCGCGGCCTGACCTTTGGCGCGGTGAAATAA
- a CDS encoding ABC transporter ATP-binding protein — protein sequence MGRIQLNDVTKSFGDTQVIPPLNLTIEDGEFTVFVGPSGCGKSTLLRLIAGLEDITSGAIEIDGTDATSTPPAKRGLAMVFQSYALYPHMSVRKNIAFPLRMAKMDAAEITRRVEGAASVLNLTDYLDRRPGQLSGGQRQRVAIGRAIVREPAAFLFDEPLSNLDAALRVGMRLEISELHKRLATTMIYVTHDQVEAMTMADKIVVLRAGHIEQVGSPLELYRAPRNTFVAGFIGSPKMNLIEGPEAAKHDAHTIGIRPEHCDISKTEGIWKGTVGVSEHLGSDTFCHVHDTGLGDMITVRAQGDVAFKHGDDIYLTPQPDQIHRFGADGLRIA from the coding sequence ATGGGACGCATTCAACTCAACGATGTCACCAAAAGCTTTGGCGACACTCAGGTCATCCCGCCCCTGAACCTCACCATCGAGGACGGCGAATTCACGGTGTTCGTCGGCCCATCGGGTTGCGGTAAATCCACCCTGCTGCGCCTGATTGCGGGGCTCGAGGATATCACCTCCGGCGCGATCGAGATCGACGGCACCGACGCCACCTCGACCCCGCCCGCGAAACGCGGTCTGGCGATGGTCTTCCAGTCCTACGCGCTCTACCCGCATATGTCGGTGCGCAAGAACATCGCGTTCCCGCTGCGCATGGCCAAGATGGACGCCGCCGAAATCACCCGCCGCGTCGAAGGGGCGGCCAGCGTGCTCAACCTCACCGACTACCTTGATCGCCGTCCGGGTCAGCTGTCGGGGGGCCAGCGCCAGCGTGTTGCCATCGGCCGCGCCATCGTGCGTGAGCCTGCCGCATTCCTCTTTGACGAGCCGCTGTCAAACCTCGACGCCGCCCTGCGCGTCGGCATGCGCCTTGAGATTTCCGAGCTGCACAAGCGCCTTGCGACCACGATGATCTACGTCACCCACGATCAGGTCGAAGCGATGACCATGGCCGACAAGATCGTTGTGCTGCGCGCGGGCCACATCGAACAGGTCGGCTCCCCGCTCGAGCTCTACCGCGCGCCGCGCAACACCTTTGTCGCGGGCTTCATCGGCTCGCCCAAGATGAACCTTATCGAGGGGCCTGAGGCCGCCAAGCACGACGCCCACACCATCGGCATTCGGCCCGAGCACTGCGACATTTCCAAGACCGAAGGTATTTGGAAAGGGACCGTGGGCGTGTCCGAACATCTGGGCTCCGACACCTTTTGCCACGTGCACGACACCGGTCTGGGCGACATGATTACCGTGCGCGCACAGGGCGACGTGGCGTTCAAGCACGGCGATGACATCTATCTCACGCCCCAGCCCGACCAGATCCACCGCTTTGGCGCAGACGGTCTGCGCATCGCATGA
- a CDS encoding mannitol dehydrogenase family protein — translation MLKLGDDTLGDLPITVTRPTYDRAALRPGIVHVGLGNFHRAHQAWYLHRLMQQGLAQDWAIIGAGVRAPDAAMRDRLAAQDYLTTLIELDPDGMSVEVTGAMIDFLPVAEDNAPLIACMSDPAIRIVALTVTEGGYYGGPDGAFDLDHPDITHDIAHPATPRTVFGAIVAALSARRAAGAQPFTVQSCDNLQGNGDITRAAVLTLAQQTDAALADWIASNGAFPNSMVDCIVPATGPQELALVQRLGIDDAAPVTHENFRQWVIEDSFCAGRPPWEAVGATLTDDVHAFEAMKIRMLNAGHQVLANAGELLGIETISGCMAHADIAALFQKVQQSEIAPHVTAVPGMTPDAYITLISRRFANPEIHDTTRRVAFDGLSRHRGFIHPILRDALVGDTPIKGLALVEALWARMCAGTREDGSEIAPNDPEWDRLNTLAQTARTDPKAWLTLYDDLGDHAPFADAFGAALSQIWKEGTGAAIRAYLADT, via the coding sequence CTGCTCAAGCTTGGCGATGACACGCTTGGCGATCTGCCGATCACCGTCACGCGCCCCACCTACGACCGCGCAGCCCTGCGGCCCGGCATCGTGCACGTGGGTCTCGGCAATTTTCACCGTGCCCATCAGGCGTGGTATCTGCACCGCCTGATGCAGCAGGGGCTGGCGCAGGATTGGGCGATCATCGGCGCGGGCGTGCGCGCGCCCGACGCGGCCATGCGCGACCGTCTTGCCGCGCAGGACTACCTCACCACCCTGATCGAGCTTGACCCGGACGGCATGTCCGTCGAAGTGACCGGCGCGATGATCGATTTCCTGCCCGTCGCCGAGGATAACGCCCCGCTGATCGCCTGCATGAGCGATCCTGCGATTCGCATCGTGGCACTGACCGTGACCGAAGGCGGCTATTACGGTGGGCCCGACGGGGCGTTCGATCTGGACCACCCGGATATCACCCACGACATCGCCCATCCGGCGACTCCGCGCACCGTCTTTGGCGCCATCGTCGCCGCGCTTTCGGCCCGTCGTGCGGCAGGCGCGCAGCCCTTCACCGTGCAAAGCTGCGATAACCTGCAAGGCAACGGCGACATCACCCGTGCCGCCGTGCTGACGCTGGCGCAGCAAACCGATGCCGCGCTTGCCGACTGGATCGCTTCCAATGGTGCCTTCCCCAACTCCATGGTCGATTGCATCGTGCCCGCCACCGGCCCGCAGGAACTGGCCCTCGTGCAACGGCTCGGCATCGACGACGCCGCCCCGGTAACCCACGAAAATTTCCGCCAATGGGTGATCGAGGACAGCTTTTGCGCGGGCCGTCCCCCGTGGGAAGCGGTGGGCGCCACGCTGACCGATGATGTGCACGCCTTTGAGGCGATGAAGATCCGTATGCTCAATGCAGGCCATCAGGTGCTGGCAAACGCGGGCGAATTGCTGGGGATCGAAACGATCTCGGGCTGCATGGCGCACGCGGACATTGCCGCGCTGTTTCAAAAGGTTCAGCAGAGCGAAATCGCGCCGCACGTCACCGCCGTTCCCGGCATGACGCCGGACGCTTACATCACCCTCATCAGCCGCCGCTTTGCCAATCCCGAAATCCACGACACCACCCGCCGGGTCGCCTTTGACGGCCTGTCGCGGCACCGGGGATTCATCCATCCCATTCTGCGCGACGCACTTGTCGGCGACACGCCGATCAAAGGGCTTGCGCTGGTAGAGGCGCTCTGGGCGCGAATGTGCGCGGGCACCCGCGAGGACGGCAGCGAAATCGCCCCGAACGACCCGGAATGGGATCGCCTGAACACCCTCGCGCAGACCGCCCGTACCGATCCCAAAGCGTGGCTTACGCTCTACGACGATCTTGGCGATCACGCGCCGTTTGCCGATGCGTTTGGTGCTGCCCTGTCGCAGATTTGGAAAGAAGGCACAGGGGCGGCAATCCGCGCCTACCTTGCCGACACCTGA
- a CDS encoding carbohydrate kinase family protein, with product MILCNGEALIDMLPISVSTGPDAFQPHPGGAVFNTAIALGRLGVDCGLLTGLSRDMFGDQLTEALRVSGVSTAHVIYSDRPSTLAFVRLTDGQASYSFFDESSAGRMLAPQDLPKLDAGVTALYFGGISLACEPAAETYAALLDRHADSYPVMIDPNIRPGFIADPNRYRARLNRMIGQSDIVKVSDEDLDWIDTGTGDVATKAARLLAQGPAVVIVTRGGAGATGYLRGGATVDVPSQKVLVVDTVGAGDTFNAGVLAQLSRDGALQKSTLATLSPDTLHAALSFGATVAAVTVSRAGANPPWAHEI from the coding sequence ATGATCCTGTGCAACGGCGAAGCGTTGATCGATATGCTGCCAATTTCTGTCAGCACCGGCCCCGATGCCTTCCAACCTCATCCCGGCGGCGCAGTCTTCAATACCGCTATCGCCTTGGGGCGGCTCGGAGTTGATTGCGGCCTGCTCACGGGGCTGTCGCGCGACATGTTCGGCGATCAACTGACCGAGGCACTGCGCGTTTCAGGGGTAAGCACTGCGCATGTGATCTACAGCGACAGACCCAGCACGCTGGCCTTCGTTCGGCTGACAGACGGGCAGGCAAGCTACAGCTTTTTTGACGAAAGCTCCGCCGGGCGGATGCTGGCGCCCCAGGATCTGCCAAAGCTCGACGCCGGGGTCACGGCACTTTACTTCGGGGGGATCAGCCTCGCGTGCGAGCCTGCGGCAGAGACCTACGCCGCCCTTCTCGACCGTCACGCAGACAGCTACCCGGTGATGATCGATCCCAACATCCGGCCCGGTTTTATCGCTGATCCGAACCGCTATCGGGCGCGTCTGAACCGCATGATCGGCCAAAGCGATATCGTCAAAGTCTCCGACGAAGATCTCGATTGGATCGACACGGGCACGGGGGACGTCGCGACCAAGGCGGCGCGCCTGCTGGCACAGGGACCGGCCGTCGTGATCGTGACCCGTGGTGGCGCGGGCGCCACCGGCTACCTGCGCGGCGGGGCGACGGTCGATGTGCCATCGCAAAAGGTGTTGGTCGTCGATACGGTCGGCGCAGGCGATACGTTCAACGCGGGCGTTCTGGCGCAGCTCAGCCGGGACGGCGCGTTGCAAAAATCCACGCTCGCCACCCTGTCGCCGGACACGCTGCACGCGGCGCTGTCTTTCGGGGCCACGGTTGCCGCCGTCACCGTCTCCCGTGCGGGCGCCAACCCGCCGTGGGCCCACGAAATTTGA
- a CDS encoding phosphoribulokinase has translation MGPRNLTAQPIDIAALAREISDRNTARDRLIVAIAGAPGSGKSTLAEDLANRLGAGAAVLPMDGFHLDNATLRAAGLFAHKGAPNTFDAAGFIALLREVRAGGAVSYPTFDRNADATVPGGGMIDADTRIVLAEGNYLLLDNAPWDRLAPLCDLTVQLHVPRHVLEQRLIDRWLAYGLDPEAARARALGNDMRNVDTVVSTSRPADYVIRQS, from the coding sequence GTGGGCCCACGAAATTTGACCGCGCAGCCGATTGATATCGCTGCGCTGGCGCGCGAGATCTCCGACCGTAACACAGCACGGGATCGGTTGATCGTCGCCATCGCCGGTGCGCCCGGCTCCGGCAAATCCACACTTGCCGAGGATCTGGCCAACCGCCTTGGCGCGGGGGCGGCGGTCCTTCCGATGGACGGCTTTCATCTCGATAACGCGACCCTGCGCGCCGCCGGGCTGTTCGCGCACAAGGGCGCGCCCAACACCTTTGACGCCGCCGGTTTCATCGCCCTTCTGCGCGAAGTGCGGGCCGGTGGTGCGGTATCCTACCCGACCTTTGATCGCAACGCGGACGCCACCGTTCCGGGCGGCGGTATGATCGACGCAGACACGCGGATTGTCCTTGCCGAAGGGAATTACCTCCTGCTCGATAACGCCCCATGGGACAGGCTGGCGCCACTCTGCGATCTCACCGTGCAACTGCATGTTCCACGCCACGTGCTGGAGCAGCGGCTGATCGACCGATGGCTGGCGTATGGCCTGGACCCCGAGGCCGCGAGGGCGCGCGCGCTGGGCAACGACATGCGCAACGTCGATACGGTCGTCAGCACCTCGCGCCCCGCAGACTATGTCATCCGACAGAGCTAG
- a CDS encoding ATP-binding protein, with translation MRSKRAPAPDPEDARKLDEIASVAMAEKLGGTMFYTHVGLILLAAALAAGIRGLWTLSAIAFLYLLTLTAEKALALWAFRHEKPSMHAPVLGILTVRALIYNVLVLSVWAMPGDTYKMAAAALMVAATVNIFVFHATHPRIILCTVIPTWLNFGAMAANVILYRGTVEEGIAALLVFLFIAPYFLLGLRQANRQATELAVTRNALTQSQKHDALGKLSTGIAHDFNNILAVTLGNAELLHGAPAHLRTHLADEIIKAAERGAALSQQLLAFGSRSQLAPAVHDVHVICKDVRAMLDRLLPRSIETDVVIAPQTPKLFVDRALLETAMLNLAINARDAMPDGGTLTITVGPTEQDGWQPALLTEAAPGVTIRVADTGVGIPVSEQQQVFDPFYTTKPVGSGSGLGLSMVLGFARQSGGTLTLESTPGQGTTLILTLPAAPDDAKHSATNAALPQVAATRGTVLLVEDEAGLRHAYMRHLEIAGFNVVLAPDGEAGSQLLDEGLRPAGLVTDLAMPGAVQGDELIRRARRLMPDIPVVLVSGYPDRVVTELGAMNPAVDILQKPLRGKTLVDAVIQALTPADRTPSPQL, from the coding sequence ATGCGATCAAAACGGGCCCCTGCGCCGGACCCGGAAGATGCCCGCAAGCTCGACGAAATCGCCTCCGTGGCGATGGCGGAAAAGCTTGGCGGAACGATGTTCTATACCCACGTGGGGCTGATCCTGCTGGCCGCTGCGCTTGCGGCCGGTATCAGGGGATTGTGGACGCTCAGCGCCATCGCCTTTCTTTATCTGCTCACGTTGACGGCCGAAAAGGCGCTCGCCCTGTGGGCATTCCGTCACGAAAAACCGAGTATGCATGCGCCCGTTCTGGGTATCCTCACGGTGCGGGCGCTGATCTACAATGTGCTTGTGCTCAGTGTCTGGGCCATGCCGGGCGACACCTACAAGATGGCGGCAGCCGCGCTGATGGTCGCGGCGACGGTCAATATCTTTGTCTTTCACGCCACGCATCCGCGAATTATCCTGTGCACCGTGATCCCGACCTGGCTGAATTTCGGCGCCATGGCCGCGAATGTCATTCTGTATCGTGGCACGGTCGAGGAAGGGATCGCCGCGCTTTTGGTCTTTCTCTTCATCGCGCCCTATTTCCTGCTCGGCCTGCGTCAGGCCAATCGTCAGGCGACCGAATTGGCAGTCACCCGAAACGCGCTCACCCAGTCACAAAAACACGATGCCCTCGGCAAGCTGTCGACAGGGATCGCACATGATTTCAATAATATTCTCGCCGTGACCCTCGGCAACGCGGAGCTTTTGCATGGCGCGCCGGCGCATTTGCGCACGCATCTTGCCGACGAGATCATCAAGGCCGCCGAGCGCGGCGCGGCCCTGTCACAGCAGTTGCTCGCATTCGGCAGTCGCTCCCAGCTGGCGCCGGCAGTTCATGACGTGCACGTGATCTGCAAGGACGTGCGCGCCATGCTCGACAGGCTCCTGCCCCGCAGCATCGAAACCGATGTCGTGATTGCCCCACAAACGCCAAAACTCTTTGTCGACCGCGCCCTGCTCGAAACGGCGATGCTCAACCTCGCGATCAATGCCCGCGACGCGATGCCGGATGGTGGTACGCTCACGATCACCGTCGGTCCCACCGAACAGGACGGGTGGCAGCCAGCACTTCTCACGGAGGCCGCGCCGGGCGTGACAATCCGTGTCGCGGACACCGGAGTAGGGATCCCGGTCTCCGAACAACAGCAGGTCTTCGATCCATTCTACACAACCAAACCGGTCGGTTCAGGATCGGGTCTGGGGCTGTCGATGGTGCTGGGGTTTGCGCGGCAATCGGGCGGCACCCTCACGCTCGAAAGTACGCCGGGCCAGGGTACCACGCTGATCCTCACCCTGCCCGCCGCACCCGACGACGCGAAACACAGCGCGACAAACGCCGCCTTACCGCAAGTGGCGGCAACGCGCGGCACCGTGCTCCTGGTCGAGGATGAAGCAGGGCTTCGCCACGCGTATATGCGCCACCTCGAAATTGCCGGTTTCAACGTGGTCCTCGCCCCCGATGGTGAGGCCGGCTCACAGCTTCTGGACGAGGGCCTGCGCCCCGCCGGGCTCGTGACGGACCTTGCCATGCCCGGCGCGGTGCAGGGCGATGAACTGATCCGCCGCGCGCGGCGGCTGATGCCTGATATTCCCGTTGTCCTGGTGTCCGGATACCCTGACCGGGTTGTGACAGAACTTGGCGCGATGAATCCTGCGGTGGATATTCTGCAAAAGCCGCTGCGGGGCAAAACCCTCGTCGATGCGGTCATTCAGGCGCTCACACCAGCAGACCGCACCCCCAGCCCACAGCTTTAG
- a CDS encoding response regulator, translating to MMDIADTDLAPDPWFRALVVDDNPAFRALLCRQLARIGATVRDAGDASVFLSALHLTERPFDLAVIDIGLPGLQGDKIISWLRSSDDAHLRGLPIIVVSGGDTAGTEFAAAAPRVLFLQKPFRQERLVAAVNQLLRGGLAH from the coding sequence ATGATGGACATAGCTGATACAGACCTGGCTCCCGATCCGTGGTTTCGGGCACTTGTCGTGGATGACAATCCGGCGTTTCGCGCGCTCCTGTGTCGGCAACTGGCGCGGATTGGCGCAACCGTGCGGGACGCGGGTGATGCGAGTGTGTTTCTCTCGGCCTTGCATCTGACGGAGCGGCCTTTTGATCTGGCCGTGATCGACATTGGCCTGCCCGGCCTTCAGGGGGACAAGATCATCAGCTGGCTGCGCAGCAGCGATGATGCACACCTGCGCGGCTTGCCGATCATCGTGGTCAGCGGCGGGGACACCGCAGGCACCGAATTCGCAGCGGCGGCGCCTCGGGTGCTCTTTCTGCAAAAACCTTTTCGTCAAGAACGCCTTGTTGCCGCCGTCAATCAACTGTTGCGCGGCGGGCTTGCACATTGA
- a CDS encoding PaaX family transcriptional regulator C-terminal domain-containing protein, producing the protein MEGPVLSALMAEMSVKPEAVRVALHRLRKEDWLTSRKTGRTGRHALTAKSRRESQHASARIYAAPGDGPDGWQMVMLEHPHRTAPEKMAKRGFHPLIPRLYIGGAQAKAPKHALTLGSSQVPDWLRSEIAQGLYAPEYDALARILTRAQATLDPADLSALQIAVLRCLIVHNWRRIVLKHPVLPKGLLPDDWPGHRCHALVDRLLARLPRPAIETIQPD; encoded by the coding sequence ATCGAAGGGCCGGTCCTGTCTGCGCTCATGGCCGAGATGTCGGTCAAGCCGGAAGCCGTGCGCGTCGCCCTGCACCGGCTGCGCAAGGAAGATTGGCTGACGTCGCGCAAGACCGGCCGCACGGGCCGCCACGCCCTGACCGCAAAAAGCCGCCGCGAGAGCCAGCACGCCAGCGCACGTATCTACGCCGCCCCCGGTGACGGCCCCGATGGCTGGCAGATGGTGATGCTGGAACACCCGCACAGAACCGCACCCGAGAAGATGGCCAAACGCGGCTTTCACCCGCTGATCCCACGGCTCTATATCGGTGGCGCGCAAGCAAAGGCGCCCAAACACGCGCTGACGCTTGGCAGCAGTCAGGTGCCAGACTGGCTGCGGAGTGAAATCGCGCAGGGGCTCTACGCGCCGGAATACGACGCCCTTGCCCGCATCCTCACCCGTGCCCAGGCAACGCTCGATCCAGCCGATCTTTCGGCGCTACAGATTGCCGTACTGCGCTGCCTGATCGTGCATAACTGGCGGCGCATCGTGCTCAAACACCCCGTGCTGCCCAAAGGGCTCCTGCCCGACGACTGGCCCGGCCACCGCTGTCACGCGCTCGTTGACCGGCTGCTGGCCCGGCTGCCGCGCCCCGCGATCGAGACGATCCAACCCGACTGA
- a CDS encoding ribonuclease D, which yields MTHSVHLNDLPDGLDLGPIVAIDCETMGLHPHRDRLCVVQLSGGDGTAHLVQIAKGQTEAPNLTRLLEDPDVLKLFHFGRFDIAAMQNAFGAVTAPVYCTKIASRLVRTYTDRHGLAKLLSELLGIDISKQQQSSDWGADTLTPAQVSYAASDVLYLHQLRDALNEMLLREGRMEIAQACFDFLPMRARLDLEGWPETDIFAHA from the coding sequence ATGACACATAGCGTACACCTCAACGACCTGCCCGACGGGCTCGACCTTGGCCCCATCGTGGCGATTGATTGCGAAACCATGGGGCTGCATCCGCACCGCGACCGGCTTTGCGTGGTGCAGCTCAGCGGCGGCGACGGCACGGCCCATCTGGTGCAGATCGCCAAGGGCCAGACAGAGGCGCCCAACCTCACGCGCCTGCTCGAAGATCCGGACGTGCTCAAGCTGTTTCACTTCGGTCGCTTCGACATCGCGGCGATGCAGAACGCCTTTGGCGCCGTCACCGCGCCGGTCTACTGCACCAAGATCGCCAGCCGCCTCGTGCGCACCTATACCGACCGGCACGGTCTGGCGAAATTGCTCAGCGAACTGCTTGGCATCGATATCTCCAAACAACAGCAATCCAGCGATTGGGGCGCCGACACGCTGACGCCCGCGCAGGTCAGCTATGCCGCGTCCGATGTTCTGTACCTGCACCAGCTGCGCGACGCGCTCAATGAGATGCTGTTGCGCGAGGGCCGGATGGAGATCGCGCAGGCCTGTTTCGATTTCCTGCCCATGCGCGCCCGCCTCGATCTTGAGGGCTGGCCCGAAACGGACATCTTCGCCCACGCATGA
- a CDS encoding LptA/OstA family protein, which yields MSLRLLLSAAVTVCLSTAAFAQGTSVAFGTIAQDTSLPVEVSSDALAVDQDTGEAVFTGNVVIGQGEMRLSAGRVVVVYRAEADGIARLEATGGVTLVSGPDAAEAQRADYSIDTGTIVMRGNVLLAQGRSALSADQMTIRLEDGTANMSGNVRTRLQTGGD from the coding sequence ATGTCCCTTCGCCTGCTGTTGAGCGCCGCCGTCACGGTCTGCCTGTCCACCGCTGCATTTGCACAAGGCACGAGCGTGGCTTTCGGCACCATCGCACAGGACACCAGCCTGCCAGTCGAGGTCAGCTCGGACGCGCTCGCCGTCGATCAGGACACCGGCGAGGCGGTATTTACCGGCAATGTCGTCATCGGTCAGGGGGAGATGCGGCTGTCAGCGGGCAGGGTCGTGGTGGTCTACCGCGCGGAGGCCGATGGCATCGCCCGGCTGGAGGCGACAGGCGGGGTGACGCTGGTCTCCGGCCCTGATGCAGCCGAGGCGCAGCGCGCCGACTACAGCATCGACACCGGCACCATCGTGATGCGCGGCAACGTGCTGCTGGCGCAGGGGCGCTCGGCGCTCAGTGCCGATCAGATGACGATCCGGCTCGAGGATGGCACAGCCAACATGTCCGGCAACGTCCGCACCCGTTTGCAGACAGGCGGCGACTGA